One genomic window of Indioceanicola profundi includes the following:
- a CDS encoding amidohydrolase family protein yields MTMPSSQFDPDGARLPVKIDTTTNGEFAPIALPPHIVKAVEEAHRAAGENARRLNLPRRRFLTGACGAATTLLALNRAHAAAGRTGGWFDLPNEAGLDAQVAEAALAKREFIFDVQGHHVNPTGAWIGKLPEGARPLASLPNAGCDAATGEALDYLRCFNADRFVKDIFLDSDTDMMVLSFVPAPYDRQPLTMEEAAATRALVKALDGTDRLLLHCPINPNVPDGLKPMESALAEYPIAAWKTYTQFGPQGPASGFRLDSPVGQAFIDEAKRLGVPLIAIHKGIPFSDQGYEFSTCADVGPAAAANPDVRFLIYHAGYDPDIEEGPYDPGNRGGIDTLVRSLEQAGIGPGGNVHAELGSTWRFLMLRDPTQAAHGIGKLLKAVGPDNLLWGTDSIWYGSPQDQIQAFRAFQIAPELREKYGYPELTPELKARIFGLNGLKVYGLDGPRFLKRAENDTVQRIRHAYRDNPDPAFETYGPKTRREFLAFQRLHGQGH; encoded by the coding sequence ATGACCATGCCCAGCAGCCAGTTCGACCCGGACGGCGCCCGCCTGCCGGTCAAGATCGATACCACGACGAACGGGGAGTTCGCCCCCATCGCCCTGCCGCCCCACATCGTCAAGGCGGTGGAGGAGGCGCACCGGGCGGCGGGAGAGAATGCGCGGCGGCTGAACCTGCCGCGTCGCCGCTTCCTGACCGGCGCCTGCGGGGCGGCGACCACGCTGCTGGCGCTGAACCGGGCCCATGCCGCGGCCGGACGCACCGGCGGCTGGTTCGACCTGCCGAATGAGGCCGGGCTGGATGCCCAGGTCGCCGAGGCGGCGCTGGCCAAGCGGGAATTCATCTTCGACGTCCAGGGCCACCATGTGAACCCCACCGGCGCCTGGATCGGCAAGCTGCCGGAGGGGGCGCGCCCGCTCGCCTCCCTGCCCAATGCCGGCTGCGACGCTGCGACGGGGGAGGCGCTGGACTATCTGCGCTGCTTCAATGCCGACCGGTTCGTGAAGGACATCTTCCTCGATTCGGACACGGACATGATGGTGCTGAGCTTCGTGCCGGCCCCCTATGACCGCCAGCCCCTGACCATGGAGGAGGCGGCGGCTACGCGCGCCCTGGTCAAGGCCTTGGACGGCACCGACCGGCTGCTGCTGCACTGTCCCATCAATCCCAACGTGCCCGACGGGCTGAAGCCCATGGAATCCGCCCTGGCGGAATATCCTATCGCTGCCTGGAAGACCTATACCCAGTTCGGGCCGCAGGGACCGGCCAGCGGCTTCCGGCTGGACAGCCCCGTTGGTCAGGCCTTCATCGACGAGGCGAAGCGGCTCGGCGTGCCGCTGATCGCCATCCACAAGGGCATCCCCTTCAGCGACCAGGGCTATGAATTCTCCACCTGCGCCGATGTGGGACCGGCGGCGGCGGCGAACCCGGATGTCCGCTTCCTGATCTACCATGCCGGCTACGACCCCGACATCGAGGAGGGGCCGTACGATCCCGGCAACCGCGGCGGCATCGACACGCTGGTGCGCAGCCTGGAACAGGCCGGGATCGGCCCCGGCGGCAACGTCCATGCGGAATTGGGAAGCACCTGGCGCTTCCTGATGCTGCGCGACCCGACCCAGGCGGCCCACGGCATCGGCAAGCTGCTGAAGGCGGTCGGGCCGGACAATCTCCTCTGGGGCACGGACAGCATCTGGTACGGCAGCCCGCAGGACCAGATCCAGGCCTTCCGCGCCTTCCAGATCGCCCCGGAGCTGCGGGAGAAGTACGGTTATCCCGAGCTGACGCCGGAGCTGAAGGCCAGAATATTCGGGCTGAACGGGCTGAAGGTCTACGGGCTGGATGGGCCGCGTTTCCTGAAGCGGGCGGAGAACGACACGGTGCAGCGCATCCGCCACGCCTACCGCGACAATCCCGACCCGGCGTTCGAGACCTACGGGCCGAAGACGAGGCGAGAATTCCTGGCGTTCCAGCGCCTGCACGGCCAAGGCCACTGA
- a CDS encoding Uma2 family endonuclease has translation MSSSPGKTNSRKKRADYALIPSVQYILLVDVEERRVELDRREGEDWIRETLTDEGELDLTRLDVTLDMDDIYAG, from the coding sequence GTGAGTTCATCGCCTGGGAAGACCAACAGCAGGAAGAAGCGCGCGGACTACGCCCTGATCCCATCGGTTCAGTACATCCTGCTGGTCGATGTGGAGGAGCGCCGGGTGGAGCTGGACCGGCGGGAGGGGGAGGATTGGATCAGGGAGACCCTGACCGACGAGGGAGAGCTTGACCTTACCCGCCTGGATGTCACCCTGGACATGGACGACATCTACGCCGGCTGA